A section of the Paenibacillus yonginensis genome encodes:
- the argJ gene encoding bifunctional glutamate N-acetyltransferase/amino-acid acetyltransferase ArgJ, with amino-acid sequence MRTIEHWSVVEDGSVTSPLGFQAGGLHCGLKKTDRNDLGVILCEVPAVAAAVYTTNVFQAAPLLVTRDSLKDRRLRAVVVNSGNANACTGKQGEEDAFAMRAEAASVFGLEEGDVAVASTGVIGENLPMEKVIGGISKLPAAAAYGTDGAEQFSQAILTTDLVKKTACVKLTIDGHEVTIGGACKGSGMIHPNMATMLAFVTTDAAVEPEVLQSLLVDTTNVTFNMITVDGDTSTNDMLLVMASGLAGNEPLSPAHPQWEAFAEAFRYVNESLAKQIARDGEGASHLIEVQVEGGNSDTSAGAIAKTIVGSSLVKSAVFGADANWGRIIAAAGRAGEPIDPSNVDIKLGPILVLEGSKPVAFDEEAALEYLKGDTVQIFVNLHGGAGSATAWGCDLTYDYVRINAAYRT; translated from the coding sequence ATGAGAACAATTGAGCATTGGAGTGTGGTGGAGGACGGCTCCGTCACTTCTCCGTTAGGATTTCAGGCAGGCGGACTGCACTGCGGTTTGAAAAAAACCGACCGCAACGATCTCGGCGTCATTCTCTGCGAAGTGCCAGCAGTCGCCGCTGCGGTATATACCACCAACGTGTTCCAGGCAGCTCCGCTGCTGGTGACACGGGACAGTCTGAAAGACCGCCGCCTGCGCGCGGTGGTCGTCAACAGCGGCAACGCCAATGCCTGCACGGGCAAGCAGGGCGAAGAGGATGCTTTCGCGATGCGGGCGGAGGCAGCCTCCGTGTTTGGTTTGGAGGAAGGCGACGTTGCCGTCGCTTCAACCGGGGTCATCGGGGAAAATCTCCCCATGGAGAAGGTCATCGGCGGCATTTCGAAGCTGCCGGCTGCGGCCGCTTATGGTACGGATGGTGCGGAGCAGTTCAGCCAGGCGATCCTGACGACAGACCTGGTGAAAAAGACTGCCTGCGTCAAACTGACGATTGACGGGCACGAGGTAACCATTGGCGGCGCCTGCAAAGGCTCGGGAATGATTCACCCGAATATGGCGACCATGCTTGCGTTCGTGACAACTGACGCAGCCGTTGAACCTGAAGTGCTGCAGAGCCTTCTAGTCGATACTACGAACGTCACCTTCAATATGATTACGGTAGACGGCGACACCAGCACCAATGACATGCTGCTCGTTATGGCCAGCGGTCTGGCGGGAAATGAGCCGTTATCTCCAGCCCACCCGCAGTGGGAAGCTTTTGCCGAGGCCTTCCGTTATGTCAACGAATCGCTGGCGAAGCAGATCGCCCGTGACGGCGAGGGGGCTTCACATTTGATCGAAGTGCAGGTGGAAGGAGGCAACAGCGATACATCGGCTGGAGCCATCGCCAAAACAATTGTTGGCTCAAGCCTTGTGAAATCGGCTGTCTTCGGCGCCGATGCCAACTGGGGACGGATCATCGCAGCCGCCGGACGTGCCGGAGAGCCGATTGATCCATCGAACGTTGACATCAAGCTCGGGCCGATCCTTGTGCTGGAAGGCTCCAAGCCGGTTGCCTTCGACGAGGAAGCGGCGCTGGAGTATTTGAAAGGCGACACGGTGCAGATTTTCGTGAACCTGCATGGCGGCGCTGGATCGGCAACGGCCTGGGGCTGCGATTTAACCTATGACTACGTGCGGATTAACGCCGCTTATCGGACTTGA
- the prfB gene encoding peptide chain release factor 2 (programmed frameshift), whose product MIDVSIKQDLREVSKKLTNLRGSLDLDLKQEMIANFEEKMAAPDFWDDNDAAQQVINEMNAVKSSVDQYSRLQQEYDDITVMIELAEEEGDESLEADIAASVQELVEKLNTFELQLLLNQPYDKMNAILELHPGAGGTESQDWGSMLLRMYTRWAEKRGFKVETLDFLPGDEAGIKSVTLLIKGYNAYGYLKAEKGVHRLVRISPFDSSGRRHTSFVSCDVVPEISDDVEIDIRTEDLKIDTYRASGAGGQHINTTDSAVRITHLPTGIVVTCQNERSQIKNRERAMTMLRSKLYERKIEEQQKELAEIRGEQSDIAWGSQIRSYVFHPYSMVKDHRTSVETGNVGAVMDGDLDPFIDGYLRSQIKVEPK is encoded by the exons ATGATCGATGTAAGCATTAAGCAGGATCTGCGTGAAGTGAGCAAGAAACTAACCAATCTTAGGGGGTCTCTT GACTTAGACCTCAAGCAAGAGATGATTGCCAACTTCGAGGAGAAGATGGCCGCTCCCGATTTCTGGGACGACAATGACGCGGCTCAGCAGGTCATCAATGAGATGAATGCGGTCAAATCGTCTGTGGATCAGTATTCCCGCCTGCAGCAGGAGTATGACGATATTACGGTTATGATCGAGCTGGCTGAAGAGGAAGGCGACGAATCGCTGGAAGCGGACATTGCGGCTTCCGTGCAGGAGTTGGTTGAGAAGCTGAACACGTTTGAGCTGCAGCTGCTGCTGAATCAGCCTTACGATAAAATGAACGCGATTCTCGAGCTCCACCCGGGTGCGGGCGGTACGGAATCCCAGGACTGGGGTTCGATGCTGCTGCGGATGTACACCCGCTGGGCCGAGAAACGCGGCTTCAAGGTGGAGACGCTGGACTTCCTGCCTGGCGACGAAGCCGGCATCAAAAGTGTGACGCTGCTGATCAAAGGCTACAATGCCTATGGCTACCTGAAGGCGGAAAAAGGCGTACACCGGCTCGTCCGCATCTCGCCTTTTGACTCGTCGGGCAGACGCCACACTTCGTTTGTATCCTGCGATGTAGTGCCGGAAATTTCCGATGATGTCGAAATTGATATCCGTACCGAGGACTTAAAAATTGATACGTACCGCGCCAGCGGCGCCGGCGGTCAGCATATCAATACGACCGACTCGGCCGTGCGGATTACGCACCTTCCGACCGGGATCGTCGTAACGTGTCAGAACGAACGCTCCCAGATCAAAAACCGCGAACGCGCGATGACGATGCTCCGTTCCAAGCTCTATGAACGCAAGATTGAAGAGCAGCAGAAGGAACTGGCCGAAATCCGCGGCGAGCAGTCCGACATTGCCTGGGGCAGCCAGATCCGTTCTTACGTATTCCATCCTTACAGCATGGTCAAGGATCACCGGACCAGCGTAGAGACCGGCAACGTAGGCGCGGTAATGGACGGCGATCTGGATCCGTTTATTGATGGCTATTTGCGCAGCCAGATTAAGGTCGAGCCGAAATAA
- the argC gene encoding N-acetyl-gamma-glutamyl-phosphate reductase codes for MSESNQVKVAIVGSTGYGGVELIRFLLNHPNVEITSVISSSNAGESITEGFPHLSELLVQRLDGVDPALIKSKADVVFTATPSGVSGKLVPQLLAEGLKVIDLSGDFRIKDGAVYEEWYKHDAPPAGLLEQAVYGLCEENGAQVKGLDFVSNPGCYPTATLLGLLPAVKEGWIDPGSIIIDAKSGVSGAGRGTSLMTHYAEINENMKVYKVNKHQHIPEIEQALSIASGSPVTVTFTTHLVPMTRGIMSTMYAKLTGSRSEQELVDLYRHYYEGRPFVRVREPGKFPATKEVFGSNYCDIGFAADARTGRLTIVSVIDNVVKGAAGQAIQNLNLMMGWEETTGLQLSPVYP; via the coding sequence TTGTCAGAGTCAAACCAAGTGAAAGTGGCCATTGTCGGTTCCACCGGGTATGGAGGGGTGGAACTGATTCGTTTTTTGCTGAATCATCCAAACGTTGAGATTACCTCGGTCATTTCGTCTTCGAATGCGGGCGAATCGATTACCGAAGGATTCCCGCATCTGTCCGAGCTTCTGGTGCAGCGGCTGGACGGCGTTGATCCGGCGCTGATCAAGTCCAAAGCGGACGTGGTGTTTACGGCAACGCCTTCCGGCGTCAGCGGCAAGCTGGTGCCGCAGCTTCTGGCAGAGGGCTTGAAAGTCATTGATTTATCCGGCGATTTCCGGATCAAAGACGGGGCTGTTTACGAGGAGTGGTACAAACACGATGCCCCTCCAGCGGGCCTGCTGGAGCAGGCGGTATACGGTTTATGCGAGGAGAACGGCGCTCAGGTGAAGGGCCTCGATTTTGTCTCCAATCCGGGATGTTACCCGACTGCAACGCTGCTGGGACTTCTTCCGGCGGTGAAGGAAGGCTGGATTGATCCCGGCAGCATCATTATTGATGCCAAGTCCGGCGTTTCCGGAGCGGGGCGCGGCACCAGCCTGATGACGCATTATGCGGAGATCAACGAGAACATGAAAGTATACAAGGTGAACAAACACCAGCATATTCCGGAGATCGAGCAGGCCTTGTCGATTGCGTCAGGCAGTCCGGTTACCGTTACTTTTACGACGCATCTCGTTCCGATGACGAGGGGCATCATGAGCACGATGTATGCCAAGCTGACGGGCAGCCGGTCCGAGCAGGAGCTGGTTGATTTATACAGGCATTATTATGAAGGCCGGCCTTTTGTCCGTGTGCGGGAGCCAGGGAAGTTTCCGGCGACGAAAGAGGTTTTTGGCTCCAATTATTGCGATATCGGCTTTGCCGCCGATGCCCGAACGGGCAGGCTGACGATCGTTTCGGTCATTGATAATGTCGTCAAAGGTGCGGCAGGTCAGGCGATCCAGAATTTGAATCTGATGATGGGCTGGGAGGAGACGACCGGGCTGCAGCTGAGTCCCGTATATCCGTAA
- a CDS encoding argininosuccinate synthase: protein MAKEKIVLAYSGGLDTSIILKWLKETYDAEIIAFTADIGQKEELDGLEAKALATGASKVYIDDLREEFAKDFIYPMFQAGALYEGQYLLGTSIARPLIAKRMVEIARAEGATAIAHGATGKGNDQVRFELNAAAIAPEIKVIAPWRLQEFRDTFPGRAEMIAYAESHGIPVTASAAKPYSTDRNLLHISYESGVLEDPWFDASAPENKDMFLLSVDPEDAPNEPEYIEIEFAQGNAIALNGEPLEPLRMMEKLNELGGKHGIGRVDMVENRFVGMKSRGVYETPGGTILFTAHRKMESITMDREVMSLRDSLITRYSNLVYNGFWFAPERLALQALVTESQKNVSGTVRLKLYKGNVIGAGVKSPVSLYNPDIATMEADPTQSYDQADAAGFIRLNALRLKVSAGVNQQNK, encoded by the coding sequence ATGGCAAAAGAAAAAATCGTCCTCGCCTACTCGGGCGGACTGGACACCTCCATTATTTTGAAATGGCTCAAAGAGACATATGACGCGGAGATCATCGCTTTTACGGCCGATATCGGCCAGAAAGAGGAGCTGGACGGCCTGGAAGCGAAAGCGCTGGCGACCGGCGCCTCCAAAGTGTATATTGACGACCTGCGCGAAGAGTTCGCCAAAGACTTCATCTACCCGATGTTCCAGGCGGGCGCTTTGTATGAAGGTCAATATCTGCTCGGTACCAGCATCGCCCGTCCGCTGATCGCGAAACGGATGGTCGAGATCGCACGCGCTGAGGGCGCAACGGCCATTGCTCACGGAGCAACAGGAAAAGGCAACGACCAGGTGCGGTTTGAACTGAACGCAGCGGCGATTGCGCCGGAAATCAAAGTAATCGCCCCTTGGCGCCTGCAGGAGTTCCGGGATACGTTCCCGGGCCGCGCCGAAATGATCGCCTACGCGGAATCTCATGGCATTCCGGTTACCGCCTCCGCGGCGAAACCATATTCCACGGACCGCAACCTGCTGCATATCAGCTACGAAAGCGGCGTGCTTGAGGATCCTTGGTTCGACGCCAGCGCGCCGGAGAACAAAGATATGTTCCTGCTGAGCGTAGACCCGGAGGATGCGCCGAATGAGCCGGAATATATCGAAATCGAGTTTGCACAAGGCAACGCCATCGCCTTAAACGGCGAGCCGCTGGAGCCGCTCCGCATGATGGAGAAACTGAACGAGCTTGGCGGCAAACACGGCATCGGCCGTGTAGATATGGTAGAGAACCGCTTCGTCGGCATGAAAAGCCGCGGCGTGTATGAAACTCCGGGCGGCACGATTCTGTTCACCGCTCACCGCAAAATGGAGTCCATCACGATGGACCGCGAAGTCATGAGCCTGCGCGACAGCCTCATTACCCGCTACAGCAACCTCGTGTACAACGGGTTCTGGTTTGCGCCGGAACGGCTGGCTCTTCAAGCTCTGGTGACGGAAAGCCAGAAAAACGTATCCGGTACCGTACGTCTCAAGCTCTACAAAGGCAACGTGATCGGCGCCGGCGTTAAAAGCCCGGTCAGCCTGTACAACCCGGACATCGCCACAATGGAGGCCGACCCTACCCAGTCTTACGACCAGGCCGATGCCGCCGGCTTTATCCGCCTGAACGCCTTGCGCCTTAAAGTGAGTGCGGGTGTTAACCAGCAGAATAAGTAG
- the argF gene encoding ornithine carbamoyltransferase has product MSLAQAGATFALKGRDFIELTDYTSEEIRYLIDLAIELKRKQKNGEVYQPLAGKTVGLIFEKSSTRTRISFEVGVYQLGGHALFLSKNDIQLGRGETIADTAGVMSRYLDGIMIRTFGHDRVLELAKHADIPVINGLSDAAHPCQVLADFQTVYEYKGKLEGLKLAYIGDGNNMAHSLMLGGAKLGVHVSVGSPAGYEPDPQIVAQAREIAAATGAVIEVVNDPAAAVKDADVIYTDVWASMGFEEEQKVREAAFAAYQVNEELAALAKPDYLFMHCLPAHRGEEVSEGVIDGKHSIIFDQAENRLHAQKALMAALIG; this is encoded by the coding sequence ATGAGTTTGGCACAAGCAGGAGCAACCTTCGCGCTGAAAGGGCGCGATTTCATAGAATTGACGGACTACACCAGCGAGGAAATCCGCTATTTAATCGATCTGGCGATCGAGCTGAAGCGCAAGCAGAAGAACGGCGAGGTTTACCAGCCGCTGGCGGGCAAGACGGTTGGACTTATTTTTGAAAAATCCTCCACCCGCACCCGCATCTCCTTCGAAGTCGGGGTATACCAGCTGGGCGGGCATGCCCTGTTCCTCAGCAAAAACGACATCCAGCTCGGCCGCGGCGAAACGATCGCCGACACAGCCGGCGTGATGTCCCGCTATCTGGACGGCATCATGATCCGGACGTTCGGTCATGACCGCGTCCTTGAACTGGCGAAACACGCCGACATTCCGGTCATCAACGGACTGAGCGATGCGGCGCATCCGTGCCAGGTGCTGGCGGACTTCCAGACCGTATACGAATATAAAGGCAAGCTGGAAGGCTTGAAGCTCGCTTACATCGGCGACGGCAACAATATGGCCCATTCGCTGATGCTCGGCGGCGCCAAACTTGGCGTTCACGTGTCGGTCGGCAGCCCGGCCGGCTATGAGCCGGACCCGCAGATTGTGGCGCAGGCCCGCGAGATCGCGGCAGCTACGGGCGCTGTGATTGAAGTTGTAAACGATCCGGCAGCGGCTGTTAAAGACGCCGACGTGATCTACACCGACGTGTGGGCGAGCATGGGGTTTGAAGAAGAGCAGAAGGTGCGCGAAGCCGCTTTTGCTGCTTACCAGGTGAACGAAGAGCTGGCTGCGCTGGCGAAGCCGGATTACCTGTTCATGCACTGTCTCCCGGCCCACCGCGGCGAAGAGGTGAGCGAAGGTGTGATCGACGGCAAACATTCGATTATTTTTGACCAGGCGGAGAATCGCCTCCACGCGCAAAAAGCGCTGATGGCGGCTTTGATAGGATAG
- a CDS encoding YitT family protein, with translation MPPKGRKRRINEWIPVEGPGRHAVDTVMIIIGSFITSLAFNLFLLPAHIASGGVSGISVILNYTLGINPAYVQWALNIPLFLAGWWLLGREYSIRSLLGTILLPLFVLFTQHWTAPTTDPLLASLYGGIGVGLGLGIVFRGRGSTGGLSTLAQIVQKYSGLNLATCVALMDGTVITVAGFLLSWEKALYALIGLYITAKIIDAVELGFNFTKVAYIIADKTDELSEAILVHMDRGLTKLDAHGGYTGDNRTVLMVVVNQSEVTRLKTTVQAIDPNAFVIISNAHEVLGEGFKRQA, from the coding sequence ATGCCGCCTAAAGGCCGCAAACGCCGGATCAACGAATGGATCCCCGTAGAAGGACCGGGCCGCCATGCTGTCGATACGGTGATGATCATCATCGGTTCGTTTATTACGTCTTTGGCGTTTAATTTGTTTTTGCTTCCTGCGCATATCGCTTCGGGCGGTGTGTCGGGAATTTCCGTTATCTTGAACTATACGCTGGGGATTAACCCGGCTTATGTCCAGTGGGCGCTCAATATCCCGTTGTTCCTGGCCGGCTGGTGGCTGCTGGGCCGCGAATATTCCATTCGTTCGCTGCTTGGCACGATTCTGCTGCCGCTGTTTGTGTTATTTACGCAGCATTGGACTGCGCCGACGACCGACCCGCTGCTGGCTTCCCTGTATGGAGGCATCGGCGTTGGTTTGGGACTTGGCATCGTGTTTCGCGGGCGCGGTTCTACAGGAGGCTTGTCTACATTGGCCCAGATTGTCCAGAAGTACAGCGGCCTGAATCTGGCCACCTGCGTGGCCCTGATGGACGGAACGGTCATCACGGTTGCGGGATTTTTGCTGAGCTGGGAAAAAGCGCTGTACGCCCTCATCGGGCTCTACATCACTGCCAAAATCATAGACGCCGTCGAGCTCGGCTTTAACTTTACCAAGGTGGCTTATATTATCGCCGACAAAACCGATGAGCTGTCCGAAGCTATTCTTGTACACATGGACCGCGGTCTGACCAAGCTGGATGCTCATGGCGGATACACCGGCGACAACCGGACCGTCTTAATGGTGGTCGTGAACCAGAGCGAAGTGACCCGCTTAAAAACAACGGTCCAGGCCATTGACCCGAACGCCTTTGTCATTATCAGCAATGCCCATGAGGTGCTCGGGGAGGGTTTTAAGCGTCAGGCCTGA
- a CDS encoding acetylornithine transaminase, whose product MTITPSGVQAAASAQPQGKEVQPAAGAAAGTGEAPSALFPNYSRYPLALVKGHGSWLWDDKGNRYLDFMSGIAVTNLGHAPEKVKEKLKNQLDQLWHVSNLYQLPLQEQAAQLLTKHSGLDAAFFCNSGAEANEAAIKLARRYFQKVKGEERYEIITFKQSFHGRTLATLTATGQDKVKEGFLPLPEGFKTVPLHDEEALKAAIGPNTAAIMLEMVQAEGGIYAVTPEFVQTITGLCQEHGLLLIIDEVQTGMGRTGRWFAHQHYGIQPDIITVAKGIASGFPAGAMLGKAYLREAFSAGSHGSTFGGTPLATSAIVATLEVMEEDRLPDRAAEMGIYLKEQLEQKLSRLSFVKEVRGLGLLVGIECAGPVGDLVLAGQANKLLFITAGPNVIRLLPNLYVTHEEVDQAVETLYNVISAYEAQSQEDV is encoded by the coding sequence ATGACTATAACACCATCCGGAGTTCAGGCGGCAGCATCAGCACAGCCGCAGGGCAAGGAAGTTCAGCCGGCGGCGGGAGCCGCAGCAGGAACCGGGGAAGCGCCAAGCGCGCTTTTTCCCAATTACAGCCGTTATCCGCTTGCTCTGGTGAAAGGCCACGGCAGCTGGCTGTGGGATGACAAAGGCAACCGTTATCTGGACTTTATGAGCGGCATTGCCGTCACCAATCTGGGCCATGCGCCTGAGAAAGTGAAGGAGAAGCTGAAGAACCAGCTCGATCAGCTGTGGCATGTCTCGAACCTGTACCAGCTGCCGCTGCAGGAGCAGGCGGCACAATTGCTCACAAAGCACAGCGGTTTGGATGCGGCATTCTTCTGCAATAGCGGAGCTGAAGCGAATGAAGCGGCGATTAAGCTGGCGCGGCGTTATTTTCAGAAGGTAAAAGGCGAAGAACGTTATGAGATCATCACGTTTAAACAGTCTTTTCACGGACGGACGCTCGCTACGCTGACGGCTACGGGACAGGATAAGGTCAAAGAAGGGTTCCTGCCTCTTCCGGAAGGCTTCAAGACGGTTCCTCTGCACGATGAAGAAGCGCTGAAAGCAGCGATCGGCCCCAACACGGCGGCTATTATGCTGGAGATGGTCCAGGCGGAAGGCGGCATTTATGCCGTGACGCCGGAATTTGTTCAGACGATTACGGGGCTCTGCCAAGAGCACGGTCTGCTGCTGATCATCGACGAGGTGCAGACCGGCATGGGCCGGACTGGGCGATGGTTCGCCCACCAGCATTACGGCATCCAGCCGGACATCATTACGGTGGCCAAAGGGATTGCCAGCGGTTTCCCTGCGGGGGCGATGCTGGGCAAAGCCTATTTGCGCGAAGCTTTCTCCGCGGGCAGCCACGGCTCGACGTTCGGCGGTACGCCGCTCGCGACTTCAGCGATTGTGGCGACTCTTGAAGTGATGGAGGAAGACCGGCTGCCGGATCGTGCGGCAGAGATGGGCATTTATTTGAAAGAACAGCTGGAGCAGAAGCTGTCCAGGCTTTCTTTTGTGAAGGAGGTCAGAGGCCTTGGCCTTCTGGTCGGCATCGAATGTGCCGGTCCGGTCGGCGACCTCGTGCTCGCCGGGCAGGCCAATAAGCTGCTGTTCATCACAGCCGGCCCTAATGTGATCCGCCTGCTGCCGAACCTTTATGTGACGCATGAAGAAGTCGACCAAGCGGTGGAGACATTGTACAACGTGATCAGCGCTTATGAAGCGCAGAGCCAGGAGGACGTTTAA
- the argH gene encoding argininosuccinate lyase, whose amino-acid sequence MSKLWGGRFTKQTNKLVEEYTASIGFDQKLAEEDVQGSLAHVTMLGKCGIVPQEDVETIKKGLLTVLEKIRSGEIEYSVSDEDIHMNIEKNLIEQIGPVGGKLHTGRSRNDQVATDMHLYLRKRVVEFVELLRNLQEALIGQAKANTDTIVPGYTHLQRAQPILFAHHLMAYVAMFGRDIERLQDSYKRINVLPLGAGALAGTTFPIDRHFVAEQLHFDAVYENSLDAVSDRDFILEFLSNASAIMMHLSRLSEELVLWSSTEFRFVELDDAFCTGSSIMPQKKNPDVAELVRGKTGRVYGNLVGLLTVLKSLPLAYNKDMQEDKEGMFDTVATLQGALQLFAPMIATMKVNTGRMREAVNQDFSNATDIADFLVGKGLPFRQAHEVIGKTVLYCIQNGKFLLDLTLDEFKQFSDLFDDRIYEVLQPETVVNARNVYGGTATAQVEAAIARAESKLTETAGWVQEFEAKVSI is encoded by the coding sequence TTGAGCAAGCTGTGGGGCGGTCGCTTTACGAAGCAGACCAACAAGCTGGTAGAAGAATACACCGCTTCGATCGGATTCGATCAGAAGCTTGCGGAAGAGGACGTGCAGGGCAGTCTGGCGCATGTCACCATGCTCGGCAAATGTGGGATCGTGCCGCAGGAAGACGTGGAGACAATCAAAAAAGGCCTGCTGACCGTGCTGGAAAAAATCCGCAGCGGCGAAATCGAATATTCGGTATCCGACGAAGATATCCATATGAACATCGAAAAAAATCTGATCGAGCAGATCGGCCCGGTCGGCGGCAAGCTGCATACCGGACGCAGCCGCAATGACCAGGTGGCGACGGACATGCACCTGTACCTGCGCAAGCGGGTTGTAGAGTTCGTTGAACTTCTGAGAAACCTCCAGGAAGCATTGATCGGTCAGGCCAAGGCCAACACCGATACGATTGTTCCGGGGTATACGCATCTGCAGCGGGCGCAGCCGATTCTGTTCGCCCATCATCTGATGGCCTATGTCGCCATGTTCGGCCGCGATATCGAACGCCTGCAGGACAGCTACAAACGGATTAATGTGCTGCCGCTGGGCGCCGGAGCGTTGGCGGGAACAACATTCCCGATCGACCGTCATTTTGTGGCGGAGCAGCTGCATTTTGACGCCGTTTATGAGAACAGCCTCGACGCGGTCAGCGACCGGGACTTCATTCTGGAGTTTCTGTCGAATGCATCCGCGATCATGATGCACCTGTCCCGGCTGAGCGAAGAGCTGGTGCTGTGGAGCAGCACCGAGTTCCGGTTCGTCGAGCTGGACGATGCCTTCTGCACCGGCAGCAGCATCATGCCGCAGAAGAAAAACCCGGACGTCGCCGAGCTTGTCCGCGGCAAGACAGGCCGTGTCTACGGCAACCTGGTTGGCCTGCTGACCGTGCTGAAATCCCTTCCTCTGGCGTATAACAAAGACATGCAGGAAGACAAGGAAGGCATGTTCGACACCGTGGCCACCCTGCAGGGTGCGCTGCAGCTGTTTGCGCCGATGATCGCCACGATGAAGGTGAACACCGGACGGATGCGCGAGGCGGTGAACCAGGATTTTTCCAACGCAACGGATATTGCGGATTTCCTGGTCGGCAAAGGCCTGCCTTTCCGCCAGGCGCATGAAGTCATCGGCAAAACGGTGCTGTACTGCATCCAGAACGGGAAGTTCCTGTTGGATCTGACCCTGGACGAGTTCAAGCAGTTCTCCGACCTGTTTGATGACCGCATCTATGAGGTGCTCCAGCCGGAGACGGTCGTGAACGCCCGCAACGTTTACGGCGGCACGGCCACCGCGCAGGTGGAAGCCGCCATTGCCCGGGCCGAAAGCAAGCTGACCGAAACCGCAGGCTGGGTGCAGGAGTTTGAGGCGAAGGTGAGTATTTGA
- the argB gene encoding acetylglutamate kinase — protein MFVMKCGGSTLAALPESFFEELGTLQRQGFEPVIVHGGGPAISDNLSKLGIETRFVNGLRYTTEEVLDVVEMVLAGTINKLIVRRIQSAGGKAIGLSGSDGSLLLAKPVAQSHEVGLVGEVTTVEAGILKGVLELGYMPVVAPLGVTKAGQRLNINADTAAGAVASQLGVKQMIVVTDVPGIMRNVNGENKVLPVVTVQQTEDMIGSGEIYGGMIPKVRAAIDCIHGEVQEVVIVPGSEPKVLSRVLAGEPIGTRIVRM, from the coding sequence ATGTTCGTCATGAAATGTGGAGGCAGCACGCTGGCGGCGCTGCCGGAAAGTTTCTTCGAGGAGCTGGGGACCCTGCAGCGACAAGGCTTCGAGCCCGTTATCGTACACGGCGGGGGACCTGCCATCTCGGACAATTTGTCCAAGCTTGGCATCGAAACGAGGTTTGTGAACGGGCTGCGTTATACAACAGAAGAAGTGCTGGATGTTGTTGAAATGGTGCTGGCCGGTACCATCAACAAGCTCATTGTCCGCCGCATCCAGTCGGCAGGCGGCAAGGCGATTGGTTTATCCGGCAGCGACGGTTCGCTGCTGCTGGCCAAACCGGTGGCCCAAAGCCATGAGGTAGGTCTTGTAGGCGAAGTGACCACGGTGGAGGCAGGAATTCTGAAGGGTGTGCTGGAACTAGGGTATATGCCCGTTGTGGCGCCGCTTGGCGTCACCAAAGCAGGTCAGCGCCTGAACATCAATGCCGATACGGCCGCAGGAGCTGTGGCGTCCCAGCTCGGCGTCAAGCAGATGATCGTTGTTACCGATGTGCCGGGGATTATGCGGAACGTTAACGGCGAGAACAAGGTATTGCCAGTGGTTACCGTTCAGCAGACCGAAGATATGATCGGCAGCGGCGAAATTTACGGCGGCATGATTCCGAAAGTACGGGCGGCTATTGACTGCATTCACGGTGAAGTGCAGGAGGTTGTTATCGTGCCTGGATCTGAACCTAAAGTGCTCAGCCGCGTGCTGGCCGGCGAACCGATCGGGACACGGATTGTTCGGATGTAG